One Thermicanus aegyptius DSM 12793 DNA segment encodes these proteins:
- the hslV gene encoding ATP-dependent protease subunit HslV → MESQLRGTTIFAIRHQGSAAMAGDGQVTFGNSMVMKAHAKKVRRLYHGEVVAGFAGSVADAFTLFEKFEMKLEEYHGNLQRAAVELAKEWRMDKMLRQLEAMLIVMNKVDLLLISGTGEVIEPDDHLIAIGSGGPYALAAGRALKRFAPQLSAREIAEAALTIAGEICVFTNSNLVIEEL, encoded by the coding sequence ATGGAATCCCAACTTCGAGGCACAACGATATTTGCCATCCGCCATCAGGGAAGTGCGGCCATGGCCGGGGATGGACAGGTTACCTTTGGAAATTCCATGGTCATGAAGGCTCACGCCAAAAAGGTCCGGCGCCTTTACCACGGAGAAGTGGTGGCCGGTTTTGCCGGATCGGTTGCCGATGCCTTCACCTTATTTGAAAAGTTTGAGATGAAATTGGAGGAATATCATGGAAATTTGCAGCGGGCGGCTGTTGAGTTGGCGAAAGAGTGGCGGATGGATAAGATGCTCCGCCAATTAGAAGCGATGTTGATCGTGATGAATAAGGTGGACCTTCTCCTCATCTCGGGTACCGGTGAGGTGATTGAACCGGATGATCACTTGATCGCCATCGGTTCCGGGGGGCCGTATGCGTTAGCCGCCGGCCGGGCGCTCAAGCGGTTCGCTCCTCAGCTGAGTGCCCGGGAGATCGCGGAAGCGGCCCTTACCATCGCTGGAGAAATTTGCGTCTTTACCAATTCCAATTTGGTCATTGAAGAACTGTGA